The genome window GTCGCGGCGGCGTGCAGGCCGTGGCCGACCACGTCGCCGACCACCAGGGCCACCCGGGAGCCGGGCAGCGGGATCAGGTCGAACCAGTCGCCGCCGACGCCGGCCTGGGCCGGCAGGTAGCGGGAGGCCACCAGCAGCGCGGTCTGCTCCGGCAGGCCCTGCGGCAGCAGGCTGCGCTGCAGGGTGACCGCCATGGCGTGCTCGCGGGTGTAGCGGCGGGCGTTGTCGATGCAGACGGCGGCCCGGGCGGCCAGCTCCTCGGCCAGCGAGAGGTCCTCCGGCTCGAACCGGGGCGAGCCGCCGGCCCGCCAGAACTTGGCGATGCCCAGCTGCACCCCGCGGCCGCGCAGCGGCACCCGGATCACCGAGTGCACCCCGGCGGCCAGCATCGCGGCGGACCGGGCCGAGTCCTGGGCCTGCCAGTCCGGGGAGCTCGCCAGGTCGGCGTCGAGCACGGCCTCGCCGCTGCTCAGACTGCGGCCCTGCGGCGAGCCCGGGCGCACCGTGATCGCCTCGCCGACCGGGTAGAAGCCGTCGGTCGGGCTGCCGACCCGCGCCACCCGGCGCATCCGCAGGCTGTCCTGGGGCACCGGTTCGGCGCCGGCCAGCACCGTCTCGGCCAGGTCGACGCTGACCTGGTCGGCGAACCGGGGCACCGCCACCTCGGCCAACTCCTCGGCGGTGCGGGCGACGTCCAGCGTGGTGCCGATCGCCACCGAGGCGTCGTAGAGCAGGGTGAGCCGGCGCCCGGCCGCGTCGGCCCGGGCGACGGCGGCCTGCAGCTCGGTGGAGTCGCGCAGGGTCACCACGCTGCCGGGCGGGCCGCCGGCCAGGTCGGTGGCGCGGACGTTGACCAGCAGCGGCCGGCCCTTGCTGACCGCCACCTCGTCGCTGACCGGGCGGCCGGAGCCGAGGAGTTCGGCGACCGAGGGGTCCAGGTCGAGCTCGCCGACCGGGCGGCCCTCCGCCTCCGCGGACAGCCCGAGCAGGCGGCGGGCCTCGTCGTTGGCCAGCAGCAGGGTGTCGGCGCGGTGCCGCTCGCCGCCGCTGCCGCGCCGCTCGGGCCCGATGCCGCGCTTCTCGGGTCCGATGATGAGCACGCCCTCGCGGACCGCGTGCAGCACGGCGTCGTGGTGCTCGTACATCCTGGTCATCTCGGCCGGGGCCAGGCCGTGGGTCTGCCGGCGCAGCCGGCGCACGGCGAGCGCGGTGCCGACGGTGGCCAGCACCAGGGCGCCGGCCGCGGTGCCGAGCACCAGGGGCAGCTGGCGGTCCACCACAGAGGTGGCCCGGCTGACCGTGACGCCGGCCGAGACCGCACCCACGATGGTGCCGTCGGTGTCCCGGAGCGGGACCACGGCCTGCACCAGCTCGCCGATCGGGCTGCCGATCCGCTGCACCACCGTGCGGCCCTGCAACGCGGGTTGGTAGTCCCCTTGGAAGGGCTTGCCGATCAGGGCCGGTTCGGGGTGGGTGAGGCGGATGCCCTGCGGGTTGATCACCACGATGAAGTCCACCCCGGCGCCGATCCGGGCCGCCTCCGCGCGCGGCTCCAGCACCGCCGTCGGGTCGGGGGCGCGCAGCGCGGCGGCGGTGCCGGGCCCGTTGGCGAAGCTCTCGGCCACGGCGATCGAGCGGTTGCGGACCTCGGTGTTGCTGGCCCGCTGCGACTCCAGCACCAGTGCCAGGACAGCCGCCAGCACCAGCAGCACGACCACCAGGACCTGCAACGCGAAGACCTGCCCGGCCAGGCTGCGCACACCCCGGACCCGCCGGGTCCGGTTCTTCCGGGCCATGGGGCCATGTCTACGCCTCTTCGGCCCCTGCGGCCAGCGCACCTGCCGGTATGTCGCCCCGCGCACCCGGACGGCGGCCGACCCCGGGCGGTCAGGAGGTCGGCACGGCCTCGGCGAGCGCCTCGGTGACCTCGGGGGTGCCGGCCCGCAGACCGTAGACGGGGGTGCCGGGCTGCTGGCGCCACGAGTCGGCGATGCCGCCCGAGTCGACGGTGTCGAAGCCGAGCTCCTCGATCAGCGCGCGGACCCTCTGCTTGGCCGCCGCGTCGTCGCCCGCGACCGGGAGGGCGAGCCGGTCGGCGGCGCCGGCCGGGCGCGGCCGGTCGATCAGGTCCTGGGCGTAGGTGCCGTTGAAGGCCTTCACCACCGGGTGCCCGATGTGCTGCTCGGTCCACCGGCTGGACGGCACCCCGGCCTCCAGCTCGGCGATCCGGCCGTCCCGGTCCGGGTAGTAGTTGCCGGTGTCCACCACGGCGAACCCGGGGGCGGCCCCGGCGAACAGGTCGGCCGGCAGCTGCGGCACCGCCTTCAGCGGCACGGTGACCACGACCAGCTCCGCGTCGCGGGCCGCCTCGGTCGCCGCCACCGCGGTGGCGCCGGTCTCGGCGGCCAGCTCGGCCAGGCTCTGCGGGCCGCGCGAGTTGGCCACCGCGACCTGGTGGCCCAGCGCGGTGAGCCGCCGGGTGAGGTTGCCGCCGATGTTCCCCGCGCCGATGATGCCGATCTTCATGCCGCACTCCTCGTTGTGCTGGTCCTGCTGGGCTGGTGCTGCTGGGCTGATCTTGCTGTGCTGGTCCTACCGAACCGTCTGACCGGGCGTCATATTTCCGACTGCCCGCAGCAGGTGTCAGAACGTCAGCCGGAGCACCTCGAACGCCGCGCCGAACCGGGTGCCGAGCCGGGTGCCTGCCTCCCGGCCGAAGCCCTCCAGGAAGCCCCGGGCGTCCGCCATCTGACCGCCGAGGCCGGCCAGGTAGGCGGCGTGCGCCTCCAGCGAGGCGACGCCGGCCTCGAAGTGGTCGGTGGTGTCCACCCCGTGCTCGGCCAGCGGCGAACCGCCCGCCCAGAGCTGGCGCACCCCGCCCCACGGCTCCAGGCCCTCGGCCAGCAGCTCCCGGAAGACCCACCGGTTGCCCGCGTCCCGCACCCCGTCCAGGGTGGCCCGGCCGGCCGCGATGTGGTCGGCCTGGTTGGGCACGACGCCGCCGTAGGTCTCCCGGAAGTTGCCGGTGATGACGATCTCCGGGCGGTGCCGGCGGACCAGCCGGGCGACGTCGCGGCGCAGCGCCAGGCCGTACTCCAGCACCCCGTCGGGGTGGCGCAGGAACTCCACGGTGTCCACCCCGACCAGGGCCGCCGAGGCGATCTGCTCGACCTCCCGCAGCGGGCCGCACTCGGCGGGGTCGAGCCCGTCGATGCCGGCCTCGCCGCTGGTCAGCATGGCGTAGACGACCCGCTTGCCCTGGCTGGTCCAGCGGGCCACGGCCGCCGCCGCGCCGTACTCCATGTCGTCGGGGTGGGCGACCACGGCGAGCGCGGTCCCCCAGTCCTCGTCGAGCGGCTGCAGGGGCTTCGGGGCGGGGTCGGGCACGGCTCGGCTCCTCGGTGATCTGATGGTGGCTCAGATCCGTCATACCATCAGACGTGCTCCGTCGGCGCGCGGAGCGGGATCACCTCGGCCTCGGGCTCGCGCGCGTGCCGGAGCTTCTCGCCCTCCACGTCGAGGTCCGGCAGCAGGCGGTCCAGCCAGCGCGGCAACCACCAGGCGGCGTGCCGGGTGAGTGCGAGCACCGCCGGGACGAAGGTCATCCGAATCAGGAAGGCGTCGACCAGGACGCCGATCGCCAGGGCCAGCGCGATCTGCTTCAGCATCGGGCTGTTCGAGCCGACGAAGGCCGCGAAGACCGAGATCATGATCAGCGCGGCGGCCGTGACCACCCGGGCGCTGTGCCGGGCCCCGCTGTGCACGGCGCTCAGCGGCTGCCGGTGGTGGACGTAGGCCTCGCGCATCCGGGAGACCAGGAAGACCTCGTAGTCCATCGCCAGTCCGAAGAGCACCGCCAGCAGGATGATCGGCAGGAAGCTGCTGATCGGCCCGGCCTTGTCCACCCCGATCCACTGGGCGAAGTGGCCCCACTGGAAGACGCCGACCACCGCGCCTAGGGTCGCGGCGATCGAGAGCACGAAGCCGGCCGCGGCCTTGAGCGGGACCACCAGGGAGCGGAAGACCAGCAGCAGGAGGAGCAGCGAGAGGCCGACCACCACGGCCGCGAACGGCAGCAGCGCGGCGTTGAGCTTGGCGGAGACGTCGATGCTGACGGCGGTGGTGCCGGTGACGCCGATCCCGGCGCCGGTGCGCTGCTGGAGCGCGGCGGCGTCGCCGCGGATGGTGGAGACCAGGGTCTTGGTCGTCTGGTCGCTGGGGCCGCCGGTCGGGATCACCTGGATCAGCGCGGTGCGGGCGGCCGGGTTCACCGCCGGGGCGCCGACGGTGGCGACGCCGGGCAGCGCCTTGATCGACTCGGCGATGGTGCGGGCCGCGGCGGT of Kitasatospora viridis contains these proteins:
- a CDS encoding SpoIIE family protein phosphatase, translated to MARKNRTRRVRGVRSLAGQVFALQVLVVVLLVLAAVLALVLESQRASNTEVRNRSIAVAESFANGPGTAAALRAPDPTAVLEPRAEAARIGAGVDFIVVINPQGIRLTHPEPALIGKPFQGDYQPALQGRTVVQRIGSPIGELVQAVVPLRDTDGTIVGAVSAGVTVSRATSVVDRQLPLVLGTAAGALVLATVGTALAVRRLRRQTHGLAPAEMTRMYEHHDAVLHAVREGVLIIGPEKRGIGPERRGSGGERHRADTLLLANDEARRLLGLSAEAEGRPVGELDLDPSVAELLGSGRPVSDEVAVSKGRPLLVNVRATDLAGGPPGSVVTLRDSTELQAAVARADAAGRRLTLLYDASVAIGTTLDVARTAEELAEVAVPRFADQVSVDLAETVLAGAEPVPQDSLRMRRVARVGSPTDGFYPVGEAITVRPGSPQGRSLSSGEAVLDADLASSPDWQAQDSARSAAMLAAGVHSVIRVPLRGRGVQLGIAKFWRAGGSPRFEPEDLSLAEELAARAAVCIDNARRYTREHAMAVTLQRSLLPQGLPEQTALLVASRYLPAQAGVGGDWFDLIPLPGSRVALVVGDVVGHGLHAAATMGRLRTAVHNFAMLDLAPDELLGHLDELVARLDQEQRQEPGGSQAVTGAGCLIAVYDPVSRECVLARAGHPPPALVGPDGSVEFPEVPAGPPLGVGGLPFVSARLRPAEGTLLVLYTDGLLEDRDRDLDSGLDSGLDLLRRSLQQERGHDPERTCDGVLADLLPARPVDDVALLVARTRVLPPDRVARWSVEKDPAAVGEVRAAVSRQLDRWGLTEQAFVTELVLSELLTNAIRYAAEPITVRLLFDRVLTCEVSDASSTAPHLRYAAETDEGGRGLFLVAQLAERWGTRYTRTGKVIWAEQELD
- a CDS encoding NADPH-dependent F420 reductase, with the protein product MSPAAPAQQDQHNEECGMKIGIIGAGNIGGNLTRRLTALGHQVAVANSRGPQSLAELAAETGATAVAATEAARDAELVVVTVPLKAVPQLPADLFAGAAPGFAVVDTGNYYPDRDGRIAELEAGVPSSRWTEQHIGHPVVKAFNGTYAQDLIDRPRPAGAADRLALPVAGDDAAAKQRVRALIEELGFDTVDSGGIADSWRQQPGTPVYGLRAGTPEVTEALAEAVPTS
- a CDS encoding PIG-L deacetylase family protein, translated to MPDPAPKPLQPLDEDWGTALAVVAHPDDMEYGAAAAVARWTSQGKRVVYAMLTSGEAGIDGLDPAECGPLREVEQIASAALVGVDTVEFLRHPDGVLEYGLALRRDVARLVRRHRPEIVITGNFRETYGGVVPNQADHIAAGRATLDGVRDAGNRWVFRELLAEGLEPWGGVRQLWAGGSPLAEHGVDTTDHFEAGVASLEAHAAYLAGLGGQMADARGFLEGFGREAGTRLGTRFGAAFEVLRLTF